The Magnolia sinica isolate HGM2019 chromosome 9, MsV1, whole genome shotgun sequence genome contains a region encoding:
- the LOC131256067 gene encoding COP9 signalosome complex subunit 6a-like produces the protein MSTATSSGSSGLTFKLHPLVIVNISDHYTRVKSQSLHPSSPAAQVSTNGAPSSSPPRVFGCVIGVQRGRTVEIFNSFELLYEPSTDSLNRSFLEKKQELYKKVFPNFYILGWYSTGSDAQESDMQIHKALMDINESPVYVLLNPAINHAQKDLPVTIYESELHVIDGIPQLIFVRSNYTIETVEAERISVDHVAHLKPSDGGSAATQLAAHLTGIHSAIKMLNSRIRILHHYLLAMQKGDIQCENSLLRQVSSLLRRLPAIESVKFQDDFLMEYNDTLLMTYLAMFTNCSSTMNELVDKFNTAYDKQSRRGGRTAFI, from the exons ATGTCGACGGCGACAAGCAGCGGCAGCAGCGGGCTGACGTTCAAGCTCCACCCGCTGGTGATCGTCAACATCTCCGACCACTACACACGTGTCAAATCCCAGTCCCTCCACCCATCTTCACCCGCGGCTCAAGTTAGCACCAACGGCGCACCCTCCTCCTCTCCTCCTAGGGTTTTCGGTTGCGTCATCGGCGTCCAGAGGGGCCGGACGGTTGAGATCTTCAACAGCTTCGAGCTCCTCTACGAACCCTCCACCGACTCCCTCAACCGCTCCTTCCTCGAGAAGAAGCAAGAGCTCT ATAAGAAGGTGTTCCCGAATTTCTACATACTCGGATGGTATTCTACGGGGAGTGATGCTCAGGAATCGGACATGCAGATTCATAAAGCT TTGATGGATATAAATGAAAGTCCAGTGTATGTTCTTCTGAATCCTGCAATCAACCACGCACAAAAGGATCTTCCGGTGACCATATATGAAAGTG AATTGCATGTCATAGATGGGATTCCCCAGTTGATATTTGTTAGATCAAACTACACCATTGAG ACTGTAGAAGCAGAACGAATCTCTGTTGATCATGTAGCCCATCTTAAACCATCGGATGGTGGATCTGCTGCTACTCAAT TGGCTGCACACCTTACGGGTATACATAGTGCCATCAAAATGCTTAATAGCAGAATCAGAATACTTCACCATTATCTTCTTGCCATGCAGAAAG GTGATATTCAATGTGAGAATTCATTGCTTAGGCAAGTTTCAAGTCTTTTGAGGAGATTGCCGGCCATTGAATCTGTGAAATTTCAAGATGATTTCTTGATG GAATACAATGATACGCTCCTGATGACTTACCTTGCCATGTTCACCAACTGCTCAAG CACCATGAACGAGCTCGTTGACAAGTTCAACACTGCATATGACAAACAGAGCAGAAGGGGAGGAAGGACTGCTTTCATTTAG